The Candidatus Saccharibacteria bacterium oral taxon 955 DNA segment AATAATGGTTAAACAATAATTTAAGGAGAATTAACAATATTATGGAAAGCCTCGCATTTACTCTTGCCTACGCTCTACCGGCAACATTTGCTGCTATCGGTGCTGGTCTAGTCGGTGCGGCTGCTATGAACGCGGCTGGTCGTAACCCAGAAAAAGTCAACGATCTACGTACGATGATGATTCTTGGTATTTCGTTTATCGACGCGCTTGCGATTATTGGTTTTATCGTCGCTATCGTCGGTAAGGTAATGTAGATAGCAAGACGAAGGAATACGCGTGTTTTCATTTATTAACACTTTTGCAACGGCAGAGACGGCTGGAAAAGCTGATCTGTTTGCGTCGATTGGTGTCGACTGGAAGTTGTTGGTGCTGCAGACAATTGCATTTTTGATCCTTCTTTGGTTTCTCAAGAAGTATGTCTATCCACCACTGGTTACGATGCTTGATAAGCGTGAGCAAGAGGTTGTAGCAGCTGCAGAGGCGACGCGTGAAGCTCAGGCCCGAGCGGATGCTAGTCAAGATGAAACTAAGAAACTGCTAGATGAGGCGCGGTCTGAAGCTAAAGAGATAGTTTCGACTGCCAAGGGAGAGGCTGACGCGCTGGTAGCAAGTGCCGAGGCCAAGAGCAAGGCGCAGGCTGAACGAGTGGTTGCGGCCGCGCAAAGTGAAATTGCCAAGGAGGTTATTGCCGCTAAAAAAGCTCTGCACAACGAGACTGTCGAACTAGTAGCCCGTGCAACTGAAAAAGTCGTTGGCAAGACGGTTGACGCAAAGCTTGATAATGTAGTAATTGAAGAGTCTCTCAAGGAGTCTCGGTAGCAATGACACAAAAGATCTCTAGACGAAAACTGGCGAGCTATGTTGTCGACAGGTTTGAATCGGGGGCACCGCTTGCTACCTTGCTTAAGGAGGTTGCAGCCTATCTTGTCGACTCAAAGCGCACTAGAGAGGCGGACTTG contains these protein-coding regions:
- the atpF gene encoding F0F1 ATP synthase subunit B; its protein translation is MFSFINTFATAETAGKADLFASIGVDWKLLVLQTIAFLILLWFLKKYVYPPLVTMLDKREQEVVAAAEATREAQARADASQDETKKLLDEARSEAKEIVSTAKGEADALVASAEAKSKAQAERVVAAAQSEIAKEVIAAKKALHNETVELVARATEKVVGKTVDAKLDNVVIEESLKESR
- a CDS encoding H(+)-transporting ATPase — protein: MESLAFTLAYALPATFAAIGAGLVGAAAMNAAGRNPEKVNDLRTMMILGISFIDALAIIGFIVAIVGKVM